A single genomic interval of Selenobaculum gibii harbors:
- the aroF gene encoding 3-deoxy-7-phosphoheptulonate synthase: MIIVMKPGVGREQIEQVINKISAAGLQVHLSEGHTRTIIGVIGDKKTIAQLQVEVFPGVEKAVSITESYKLVGREFKREDSIVDIGGVKIGGGQLGVMAGPCAVESREQLLEAATAVKVAGAHFLRGGAFKPRTSPYDFQGLAEKGLKMLAEVGQETGLKVVTEIVDVNAIDMHCEYADVLQVGARNMQNFQLLKVVGKANKPVLLKRGLSATISEWLNAAEYIMAEGNYNVILCERGIRTYETYTRNTLDLGAVAIVKELSHLPVIVDPSHGTGRWQMVRPMARAAIAAGADGLMIEVHPNPEIALCDGKQSLTPSNFNEVMNEVEKFAQLMGKKLR; this comes from the coding sequence ATGATTATTGTAATGAAACCAGGAGTTGGAAGAGAACAAATTGAACAAGTAATAAATAAGATTTCCGCAGCTGGATTACAAGTCCACTTATCTGAAGGTCATACAAGAACTATAATCGGTGTAATTGGCGATAAGAAAACGATTGCTCAATTGCAAGTTGAAGTTTTCCCAGGGGTAGAAAAAGCTGTATCTATTACAGAAAGTTATAAATTGGTTGGGCGCGAATTTAAACGCGAAGATAGCATAGTTGACATTGGCGGTGTAAAAATTGGTGGAGGACAATTAGGCGTTATGGCTGGCCCTTGTGCAGTTGAAAGTAGAGAGCAACTTCTAGAAGCTGCTACAGCAGTGAAAGTTGCAGGAGCTCATTTCTTACGGGGAGGGGCATTTAAGCCACGCACGTCTCCGTATGATTTTCAAGGTTTAGCTGAAAAAGGATTAAAAATGCTCGCTGAGGTTGGACAAGAAACTGGACTAAAAGTAGTTACAGAAATTGTTGACGTAAATGCCATTGACATGCATTGTGAATACGCTGATGTATTACAAGTTGGTGCACGCAACATGCAAAATTTCCAATTATTAAAAGTAGTTGGAAAAGCTAATAAACCAGTTTTACTAAAACGGGGTCTATCTGCGACAATTAGTGAATGGTTAAATGCAGCTGAATACATTATGGCAGAGGGAAATTACAATGTTATTCTTTGTGAACGTGGAATTCGTACTTATGAAACTTACACAAGAAATACTTTAGATTTAGGCGCAGTAGCTATTGTAAAAGAATTATCGCATTTACCAGTTATTGTTGATCCTAGTCATGGTACTGGGCGTTGGCAAATGGTTCGTCCAATGGCAAGAGCTGCAATTGCTGCTGGCGCGGATGGATTAATGATTGAAGTACATCCAAATCCGGAGATTGCTTTGTGCGATGGGAAGCAATCGTTAACTCCTAGCAACTTTAATGAAGTAATGAACGAGGTTGAAAAATTCGCTCAACTTATGGGGAAAAAATTAAGATGA
- a CDS encoding prephenate dehydrogenase, whose product MSELKICIVGIGLIGGSIGLALKKELRDKVCISGLDKNRETLRIAVERGAVDMATSDYAQAVKDADIIFFSTPVLQIGPMVEKILPFIKSGAVITDTGSTKQFIWQQLRKILPPDIYYVAGHPMAGKEHSGIKAADANLFKNKCYVIVEDTGAPRKVVHKICSILKLTGANITTLDIAKHDRCASIISHVPHVTAAALVTLLNHNKNDIEANLKLAGGGFKDTTRIASSNADMWADICMSNPEAIMAHLEELKEIIDTVIIDIKNKNRENIYDYFYEAKERRDKILDKTHNLFEI is encoded by the coding sequence ATGAGCGAATTAAAAATTTGCATTGTTGGGATTGGATTAATTGGCGGCTCAATTGGATTAGCACTAAAAAAAGAATTGCGGGATAAAGTTTGTATTTCAGGTTTGGATAAAAATCGCGAAACTTTACGTATTGCTGTCGAACGTGGTGCTGTAGATATGGCGACTAGTGATTATGCACAAGCGGTAAAAGATGCAGATATCATTTTTTTTAGTACTCCGGTATTACAGATTGGGCCAATGGTTGAAAAGATATTGCCATTTATAAAATCAGGAGCGGTAATTACGGATACAGGAAGTACAAAACAATTTATATGGCAACAATTAAGAAAAATTTTACCGCCTGATATTTATTATGTTGCTGGACATCCTATGGCAGGAAAAGAACATAGTGGAATAAAAGCAGCTGATGCAAATTTATTTAAAAATAAATGTTATGTGATTGTTGAGGATACCGGGGCACCACGTAAAGTTGTTCACAAGATATGTTCTATTCTGAAACTTACTGGTGCGAACATTACAACACTGGATATAGCTAAACATGATCGTTGCGCCTCGATTATCAGCCATGTGCCACATGTAACTGCAGCGGCGTTAGTTACGCTATTAAATCATAATAAAAATGACATTGAGGCGAATTTAAAGCTTGCGGGTGGTGGATTTAAGGATACAACGCGAATTGCCTCTTCTAATGCGGATATGTGGGCGGATATTTGTATGTCAAATCCAGAAGCAATTATGGCTCATTTAGAAGAGTTAAAAGAAATCATTGATACGGTGATTATTGATATAAAGAATAAAAATAGAGAAAACATTTATGATTATTTTTATGAGGCAAAAGAGCGACGAGATAAGATTCTTGATAAAACGCATAATTTATTTGAAATTTAA
- the fba gene encoding class II fructose-1,6-bisphosphate aldolase, translated as MPLVTSTEMFKKAYEGHYAIGAFNVNNMEIIQGIVSAAKEVQAPLILQVSAGARKYANHVYLTKLVEAAIEDSGLPICLHLDHGADFEICKSCIDGGFTSVMIDGSHHSFEDNIELTKRVVDYAHSKGVVVEGELGQLAGIEDDVNVSAENASYTQPDQVEEFVSKTGVDSLAIAIGTSHGAFKFKPGQKPQLRFDILKEVEKRLPNFPIVLHGASSVVPKYVDIINKYGGNLDNAIGIPEDMLREASKMAVCKINIDSDLRLAMTAGVREYLALHPEHFDPRQYLKPARENIKDVVKHKLVHVLGCDGKA; from the coding sequence ATGCCATTAGTTACATCTACGGAAATGTTTAAAAAAGCTTACGAAGGCCATTATGCGATTGGTGCATTTAATGTTAATAATATGGAGATCATTCAAGGGATTGTATCTGCTGCTAAAGAAGTACAAGCACCTCTTATTTTGCAAGTTTCCGCTGGTGCTCGTAAATATGCAAATCATGTTTACTTAACAAAATTAGTTGAAGCTGCTATTGAAGATAGTGGTCTTCCAATATGTCTACATTTAGATCATGGCGCTGATTTTGAGATTTGCAAATCTTGTATTGATGGCGGATTTACTTCCGTTATGATTGATGGATCTCACCATAGTTTTGAAGATAATATCGAGTTAACAAAACGTGTAGTTGACTATGCACATAGCAAAGGTGTCGTTGTTGAAGGGGAATTAGGACAGCTTGCAGGTATTGAAGATGACGTAAATGTATCTGCAGAAAATGCTTCTTACACGCAACCGGATCAAGTTGAAGAGTTCGTTTCAAAAACAGGTGTTGATTCTCTTGCTATTGCTATCGGAACAAGCCATGGTGCTTTTAAATTTAAACCTGGACAAAAACCACAGCTACGTTTTGATATTTTAAAAGAAGTAGAAAAGCGTTTGCCTAATTTTCCAATTGTTTTACATGGTGCTTCTTCTGTTGTTCCTAAATATGTTGATATCATTAATAAATATGGTGGAAATCTTGATAATGCAATTGGCATTCCAGAAGATATGTTACGTGAAGCTTCGAAGATGGCAGTTTGTAAAATCAACATTGATTCCGATTTGCGTTTAGCAATGACTGCTGGAGTCAGAGAATACCTAGCTTTACATCCTGAACATTTCGATCCTAGACAATATTTAAAACCAGCGAGAGAAAATATTAAAGATGTAGTAAAACATAAATTAGTTCATGTTTTAGGCTGCGACGGCAAAGCTTAA
- a CDS encoding RluA family pseudouridine synthase: protein MTTFIVPENTPAQPLKDFLRKICGISLTGWRKIKQSDSLKINGIITSPGRAVIYPKDIITYELCLKKKNSMQPMPIPIDIIFEDEYLLVINKPANMLVHPTTKEHHHTLANAVLFHYQKNNLSLNYHPVHRLDKNTSGLVLIAKYPHIQHQFSHALENKLLARNYIAIIQGNIANENGIINLPIARHPNSIIERIVSSSGQEAITHYQVVERYLNACQIKLSLKTGRTHQIRVHLSYLGHPIIGDDLYGGDISLLQRQALHAFNLTFTHPVTKQTLSFNSPLPNDIEKLLIQLKTL from the coding sequence ATGACTACATTTATTGTACCCGAAAATACACCCGCTCAACCGCTGAAAGATTTTTTAAGGAAAATTTGTGGAATATCTTTGACCGGCTGGCGTAAAATAAAACAGAGTGATTCTTTAAAAATTAATGGAATCATAACCAGTCCTGGACGAGCTGTCATTTATCCAAAAGATATCATAACGTATGAATTATGTTTAAAAAAGAAGAATTCTATGCAACCAATGCCTATTCCTATAGACATTATTTTTGAGGATGAATATTTATTAGTGATTAATAAACCTGCAAATATGCTTGTTCATCCAACGACTAAAGAACATCATCATACGTTAGCCAATGCAGTATTATTCCATTATCAAAAAAATAACTTATCATTAAATTATCATCCAGTGCACAGGCTTGATAAAAATACGTCTGGTCTCGTTCTTATCGCCAAATATCCACATATTCAGCATCAATTTTCTCATGCGCTAGAAAACAAATTGCTTGCACGTAATTATATCGCAATTATACAAGGAAATATTGCTAATGAAAATGGAATTATAAATCTGCCAATTGCTAGGCATCCTAATAGTATTATTGAACGTATTGTTTCTTCTTCTGGGCAAGAAGCAATTACGCATTACCAAGTAGTCGAAAGGTATCTTAATGCTTGTCAAATAAAATTATCATTAAAAACTGGTAGAACCCATCAAATTCGAGTACATTTATCATATTTAGGGCATCCTATTATTGGTGATGATTTATATGGGGGGGACATATCTTTATTACAGCGTCAAGCCTTGCACGCTTTTAATTTAACTTTTACTCATCCAGTTACTAAACAAACCTTAAGCTTTAATAGTCCACTACCAAATGATATAGAAAAATTACTCATACAGCTAAAAACTCTGTAG